One Brassica oleracea var. oleracea cultivar TO1000 chromosome C7, BOL, whole genome shotgun sequence genomic window carries:
- the LOC106302959 gene encoding uncharacterized protein LOC106302959, whose protein sequence is MASSSSTNFDDEMDEKFDQIFDQQFEKLLIHHENRQEASRSKKKRAYIERQREQGHMQLWNDYFSEDATYPSHMFRRRFRMNKSLFMRIVDRLSTEIPYFQQRRDATGRFGLSALQKATTAIRMMAYGCPADAVDEYLQLGETTALLCLEHFVDGIINLFGESRGCT, encoded by the coding sequence ATGGCATCTTCTTCTTCTACTAATTTCGATGATGAAATGGATGAAAAATTCGATCAAATTTTCGATCAACAATTCGAAAAGCTCCTCATTCATCATGAAAATCGCCAAGAAGCATCAAGGTCAAAAAAGAAACGAGCGTACATTGAAAGACAACGAGAACAAGGACACATGCAGTTATGGAACGATTATTTTAGTGAAGATGCAACATATCCTTCTCACATGTTTCGACGCCGCTTTCGAATGAACAAATCCTTGTTCATGCGTATTGTTGATCGACTCTCCACTGAAATCCCATACTTTCAACAAAGAAGAGATGCTACGGGAAGGTTCGGTCTCTCCGCGTTACAGAAGGCAACAACAGCAATTCGTATGATGGCATATGGTTGCCCAGCTGATGCGGTCGACGAATACCTCCAACTTGGTGAGACCACCGCGCTATTATGCTTGGAACATTTTGTTGACGGAATCATAAATTTATTTGGAGAATCAAGAGGCTGTACGTAA
- the LOC106302960 gene encoding glutathione S-transferase T3-like, translated as MDPFSQAGSFQNLLNSQQPNTSFSFITPSIELSSSDANEEHVVSDRKERRKWSPTEDLVLISAWLNTSKDPVVGNEQKAIAFWKRIASYVASSPKLSALQKREPTNCKQRWGKINEGVCKFVGCYEAATKAKSSGMGEDDVLKMAHEIFFNDYKLKFTLEHAWLELRHDQKWCGASSTKDKVSSKRRKLDDQTAQSSTSVQGCLGEDQAMARPIGVKAAKAKGKSKGKTSEEAVELQSMWEIRQNDFILKEKLNKQKLLDSLIAKSEPLSELEISLKNKLITEMLTS; from the coding sequence ATGGATCCATTTAGTCAAGCTGGTAGTTTTCAAAACCTCTTAAACAGTCAACAACCAAACACCTCTTTCTCCTTTATCACTCCTAGTATAGAACTCTCTTCATCGGATGCAAACGAAGAACACGTCGTCTCTGACCGTAAAGAAAGGAGGAAGTGGTCACCAACTGAAGATCTCGTTCTCATCAGTGCTTGGTTGAACACCTCAAAGGATCCCGTGGTGGGGAATGAGCAGAAGGCAATCGCGTTTTGGAAACGGATTGCATCCTACGTTGCATCAAGCCCAAAGCTTTCTGCTTTGCAAAAGAGGGAGCCAACTAACTGTAAACAAAGGTGGGGGAAGATCAACGAGGGTGTATGTAAGTTTGTTGGGTGTTATGAAGCTGCAACTAAAGCTAAATCCAGTGGGATGGGTGAGGATGATGTTTTGAAGATGGCGCATGAGATATTCTTCAATGACTACAAGCTCAAATTTACACTCGAGCATGCCTGGTTGGAGCTTCGCCATGATCAAAAATGGTGTGGCGCTTCTTCAACCAAAGACAAGGTAAGCTCCAAAAGAAGAAAGCTGGATGACCAGACTGCACAATCATCGACCTCTGTGCAAGGTTGCCTTGGAGAAGATCAAGCTATGGCTCGGCCGATTGGTGTAAAAGCAGCTAAGGCCAAAGGAAAAAGCAAGGGAAAGACTTCGGAAGAGGCAGTGGAGCTTCAGAGCATGTGGGAGATAAGGCAAAATGACTTTATCTTGAAGGAGAAGCTTAACAAGCAAAAATTGCTTGATAGCTTAATTGCCAAGTCAGAGCCTCTAAGTGAGCTTGAAATCTCTTTGAAGAATAAACTAATAACTGAGATGTTGACAAGTTAG